The Mustela lutreola isolate mMusLut2 chromosome 3, mMusLut2.pri, whole genome shotgun sequence genome includes a region encoding these proteins:
- the LOC131828049 gene encoding large ribosomal subunit protein eL39-like, protein MSSHKTFRIKRFLAKKQKQNRPIPQWIQMKTDNKIRYNSKRRHWRRTKLGL, encoded by the coding sequence ATGTCTTCTCACAAGACTTTCAGGATCAAGCGATTCCtggccaagaaacaaaagcagaatcgtCCCATTCCCCAGTGGATTCAGATGAAAACTGATAATAAAATCAGGTACAACTCCAAGAGGAGGCACTGGAGGAGAACCAAGCTGGGTCTCTAA